A single window of Enterobacteriaceae bacterium ESL0689 DNA harbors:
- the murB gene encoding UDP-N-acetylmuramate dehydrogenase, translating to MNHSLKPWHTFGIDHAAKAILCAETESQLLSAWQKATAAGEPVLILGEGSNVLFLEDFAGTVIINRIMGITVTETADAWHLHVGAGENWHQLVQFTLQHGMPGLENLALIPGRAGSSPIQNIGAYGVELQHVCQYVDGIALDSGYRRRLSASECRFGYRDSIFKHEYQQRYAIVAIGLSLAKVWQPVLTYGDLARLNPQTVTPQQVFDTVCHMRMTRLPDPKINGNAGSFFKNPLVSEAQGNALLAQFPDIPYYLQADGNMKLAAGWLIDQCQLKGKTMGGAAVHRQQALVLINHHHASSEDVLKLAHEVRQQVGEKFNVWLQPEVRFIGAMGEVNAEMMIA from the coding sequence ATGAATCACTCCCTTAAACCCTGGCATACCTTTGGTATTGATCATGCCGCCAAAGCAATTTTATGTGCTGAGACGGAATCGCAGTTGTTATCAGCCTGGCAAAAGGCCACGGCCGCCGGTGAGCCGGTTTTGATTCTTGGTGAAGGCAGCAACGTCCTTTTCCTCGAAGATTTCGCCGGTACGGTCATTATTAATCGCATTATGGGCATTACCGTGACAGAAACAGCCGATGCCTGGCATTTACATGTCGGCGCGGGAGAGAACTGGCATCAGCTGGTGCAGTTTACGCTTCAGCATGGCATGCCGGGACTGGAAAATCTGGCGTTGATCCCTGGGCGTGCGGGCTCTTCACCGATTCAGAATATCGGTGCTTATGGTGTTGAATTACAGCATGTTTGTCAGTATGTCGATGGCATTGCGCTGGATAGCGGTTATCGGCGACGACTGTCAGCCAGCGAGTGTCGTTTCGGTTATCGCGACAGTATTTTCAAACATGAATATCAACAGCGCTATGCGATTGTCGCTATTGGACTGAGTCTGGCGAAAGTCTGGCAGCCGGTATTAACCTACGGTGACTTAGCCCGTCTTAATCCTCAAACAGTGACGCCACAACAGGTATTTGATACCGTCTGCCATATGCGGATGACCCGGCTACCTGATCCGAAGATAAACGGAAATGCGGGAAGTTTTTTTAAAAATCCGCTGGTCAGTGAGGCGCAGGGGAACGCGCTACTGGCGCAATTTCCGGATATTCCCTATTATCTCCAGGCCGATGGCAATATGAAACTGGCTGCCGGATGGCTGATTGATCAATGTCAGCTGAAAGGAAAAACGATGGGCGGCGCGGCGGTACATCGACAACAGGCATTGGTGTTAATCAATCATCATCATGCCAGTAGTGAAGATGTACTGAAACTGGCGCATGAGGTCCGTCAGCAGGTGGGTGAGAAATTTAATGTCTGGCTACAGCCGGAAGTTCGCTTTATTGGCGCAATGGGTGAAGTGAATGCAGAGATGATGATCGCATGA
- the ppc gene encoding phosphoenolpyruvate carboxylase, translating to MNEQYSALRSHVSMLGKVLGDTIKEALGENILDRVETIRQLSKSSRGGNEASRQALLTTLQNLSSDELLPVARAFSQFLNLANTAEQYHSIAPADETASDQGVIARTLRKLKTHPQLNEDLIKNALASLSLELVLTAHPTEITRRTLIHKMVEVNNCLKQLDNQSLSDHEHYQLMRRLRQLIAQSWHTDEIRKSRPTPVDEAKWGFAVVENSLWQGVPDYLRVLNEQLEENLNYQLPVDFVPVRFTSWMGGDRDGNPNVTARVTREVLLLGRWKAMDLFLKDVQLLVSELSMVECNDELRKLVGEKGYQEPYRYLMKKLRSQVMETQSWLEAQLKGQDLPPPKGLITQNQQLWQPLYACYKSLHACGMGIIANGELLDTLRRVKAFGVPLVRIDIRQESTRHSEALGEITRYLGLGDYESWSEADKQAFLIRELNSRRPLLPRQWQPGDETREVLDTCQVIAQAPQGSVAAYVISMARTPSDVLAVHLLLKESGVNFALPVVPLFETLDDLNHANDVMTQLLNIDWYRGFIQGKQMVMIGYSDSAKDAGVMAASWAQYQSQDALIKTCEKAGIALTLFHGRGGSIGRGGAPAHAALLSQPPGSLKGGLRVTEQGEMIRFKYGLPEITINSLSLYTSAILEANLLPPPEPAPEWRHIMAILSDISCDIYRSYVRENKDFVPYFRSATPEQELGKLPLGSRPAKRRPAGGVESLRAIPWIFAWTQNRLMLPAWLGAGTALRKVIAEGKQNTLETMCRDWPFFSTRLGMLEMVYSKADLWLAEYYDQRLVNAELWGLGAELRALLKDGIDVVLAIANDSHLMADLPWIAESIQLRNIYTDPLNVLQAELLHRSRQAEEKGQQPDPCVEQALMVTIAGIAAGMRNTG from the coding sequence ATGAACGAACAATATTCCGCTTTACGCAGCCACGTCAGTATGCTCGGCAAAGTGTTAGGCGATACCATCAAGGAGGCGCTGGGAGAGAATATTCTTGATCGTGTCGAAACCATTCGGCAATTGTCAAAATCTTCTCGTGGTGGTAATGAGGCCAGCCGTCAGGCGTTACTGACCACCCTGCAAAACTTATCCAGCGATGAGCTGTTGCCCGTTGCTCGTGCTTTCAGTCAGTTTCTCAACCTGGCAAATACCGCAGAGCAATACCACAGCATCGCGCCCGCTGACGAAACCGCCAGCGATCAGGGGGTGATTGCCCGGACATTACGCAAACTTAAAACCCATCCGCAGCTGAATGAAGATTTGATCAAAAATGCGCTGGCCTCTCTCTCTCTGGAGCTGGTACTGACCGCGCATCCCACAGAGATAACCCGACGTACCCTGATCCACAAAATGGTGGAAGTGAACAACTGCCTGAAGCAGCTTGATAATCAATCCCTCTCTGATCATGAACACTACCAGCTTATGCGTCGTCTGCGTCAGCTGATCGCCCAGTCCTGGCATACCGATGAGATCCGTAAAAGCCGCCCGACTCCCGTCGATGAAGCGAAATGGGGATTTGCTGTCGTTGAAAATAGCCTGTGGCAAGGTGTGCCAGACTATTTACGCGTGCTTAACGAACAACTGGAAGAAAACCTTAACTATCAGCTGCCGGTAGACTTTGTGCCGGTTCGTTTTACCTCATGGATGGGGGGAGACCGGGATGGTAATCCCAATGTGACCGCCCGTGTGACTCGCGAGGTGCTGTTGCTTGGTCGCTGGAAAGCGATGGATCTGTTCCTGAAAGATGTTCAGCTGTTGGTTTCCGAACTGTCGATGGTCGAATGCAATGATGAGCTGCGCAAGCTGGTGGGCGAGAAGGGATATCAGGAGCCGTATCGCTATCTGATGAAAAAGCTGCGTAGTCAAGTCATGGAGACGCAAAGCTGGCTGGAAGCGCAACTAAAAGGGCAGGATCTGCCACCACCGAAAGGTCTGATTACTCAGAATCAACAATTATGGCAGCCACTGTATGCCTGTTATAAGTCGCTACATGCCTGTGGAATGGGCATTATTGCCAATGGCGAACTGCTGGATACCCTGCGGCGGGTGAAAGCGTTCGGTGTCCCGCTGGTGCGTATTGATATTCGTCAGGAGAGCACCCGACATAGCGAAGCGCTGGGTGAAATCACCCGCTATCTTGGTCTCGGTGATTACGAAAGCTGGTCAGAAGCCGATAAACAGGCTTTTCTGATCCGCGAACTCAATTCCAGACGCCCGCTGTTGCCCCGCCAGTGGCAACCGGGTGATGAAACCCGGGAAGTGCTCGATACCTGTCAGGTGATTGCGCAAGCGCCACAGGGTTCTGTCGCGGCGTATGTGATTTCAATGGCCAGAACCCCCTCCGATGTTCTCGCGGTACATCTGTTGCTGAAAGAATCCGGCGTCAATTTCGCTTTACCGGTTGTCCCCTTGTTTGAAACATTGGACGATTTGAACCATGCGAATGACGTCATGACCCAGTTGCTCAATATCGACTGGTATCGTGGCTTTATTCAGGGTAAGCAGATGGTGATGATCGGCTATTCCGATTCGGCAAAAGATGCCGGGGTGATGGCCGCCTCCTGGGCGCAATACCAGAGCCAGGATGCATTAATTAAAACCTGTGAAAAAGCTGGCATTGCCCTCACCCTGTTTCATGGCCGTGGTGGCTCTATCGGGCGTGGTGGCGCACCGGCACATGCCGCTTTGCTTTCTCAGCCGCCAGGCAGTCTGAAAGGAGGATTGCGGGTTACCGAGCAGGGAGAGATGATCCGCTTTAAATATGGCTTGCCGGAAATCACTATCAATAGTCTGTCGCTGTATACGAGTGCGATTCTGGAGGCTAACCTGTTGCCTCCTCCTGAACCCGCACCGGAATGGCGTCATATCATGGCGATCCTTTCTGATATCTCTTGTGATATTTACCGCAGTTACGTGCGTGAAAATAAAGACTTTGTTCCCTATTTTCGTTCCGCGACGCCGGAACAGGAGCTGGGGAAACTGCCGCTGGGTTCCCGGCCGGCAAAACGTCGTCCTGCGGGGGGCGTCGAGTCGCTACGCGCGATTCCGTGGATTTTTGCCTGGACGCAAAACCGGCTGATGTTACCCGCGTGGCTGGGGGCCGGGACGGCGTTACGGAAAGTGATTGCGGAAGGTAAACAAAATACGCTGGAGACCATGTGTCGTGACTGGCCCTTCTTCTCAACACGGCTTGGAATGCTGGAGATGGTGTACTCGAAAGCGGATCTGTGGCTGGCAGAATATTACGATCAACGACTGGTCAACGCCGAATTATGGGGATTAGGGGCTGAACTACGGGCATTGTTGAAAGACGGCATTGATGTGGTGCTCGCTATTGCGAATGATTCTCATCTGATGGCTGATCTGCCGTGGATTGCTGAGTCTATTCAGTTGCGTAATATCTATACCGACCCGCTGAATGTGTTACAGGCTGAACTTCTGCATCGTTCACGCCAGGCAGAAGAAAAAGGCCAACAACCTGACCCTTGTGTCGAGCAAGCGTTGATGGTGACGATTGCCGGGATTGCTGCGGGGATGCGCAATACAGGTTAA
- the argE gene encoding acetylornithine deacetylase, with protein sequence MKNNLPSFIEIYRALIATPSISASEEALDQSNEDLINLLAGWFADLGFQVAVQPVPGTRKKFNMLASTGQGAGGLLLCGHTDTVPFDQGRWTRDPFVLSEHDNKLYGLGTADMKGFFAFILDALRDVDISQLKKPLFILATADEETSMAGARYFTQTTSLRPDCAIIGEPTSLRPVRAHKGHMASAIRIQGKSGHSSDPARGINAIELMHDAIGHILQLRDNLKERYHHDAFTVPYPTLNLGAIHGGDVSNRICACCELQMDIRPLPGMTLNDLNGLLNDALAPVSERWPGHLSIHELHQSIPGYECPPDSQLVQVIEKLLGTPAEVVNYCTEAPFIQTLCPTLVLGPGSINQAHQPDEYLETRFIQPTRALITQVVHHFCGE encoded by the coding sequence ATGAAAAATAATTTACCATCATTTATCGAAATTTATCGCGCCTTGATCGCCACACCATCGATCAGTGCCAGCGAAGAGGCACTGGACCAGAGTAATGAAGATTTAATCAATTTACTGGCGGGCTGGTTTGCGGATCTTGGTTTTCAGGTTGCTGTGCAACCGGTGCCTGGGACACGCAAGAAATTTAATATGCTGGCCAGTACCGGTCAGGGGGCAGGGGGGCTGTTGCTTTGCGGACATACAGATACGGTGCCTTTTGATCAGGGGCGCTGGACGCGTGACCCCTTCGTGCTCAGTGAACATGACAATAAGCTGTATGGGTTGGGAACGGCCGATATGAAAGGCTTTTTTGCTTTTATTCTCGATGCGCTGCGTGATGTTGATATCAGTCAGCTAAAGAAACCGCTTTTTATTCTGGCGACCGCGGACGAGGAAACCAGCATGGCGGGTGCCCGTTACTTTACCCAGACGACCTCACTGCGGCCGGATTGTGCCATTATTGGTGAGCCGACCTCCCTGCGACCAGTCAGAGCACACAAAGGTCACATGGCGAGTGCCATTCGTATTCAGGGCAAATCGGGTCACTCCAGCGATCCGGCCAGGGGTATCAATGCGATTGAGCTGATGCATGACGCGATTGGTCATATTCTGCAACTCCGTGATAACCTGAAAGAGCGCTACCATCACGATGCCTTCACGGTTCCCTATCCGACACTTAACCTCGGTGCCATCCACGGTGGCGATGTCTCCAATCGCATCTGCGCCTGCTGCGAGTTACAAATGGATATTCGCCCGTTACCCGGTATGACGCTTAATGATCTCAACGGACTGCTGAATGATGCGCTGGCGCCTGTCAGTGAGCGCTGGCCAGGACATCTGAGTATTCACGAGCTGCATCAGTCTATTCCCGGTTACGAATGCCCACCGGATAGCCAGCTGGTTCAGGTGATTGAAAAGTTGCTCGGCACACCCGCGGAAGTGGTTAATTACTGCACGGAAGCCCCGTTTATCCAGACACTGTGCCCCACTCTGGTCCTGGGGCCAGGTTCGATAAATCAGGCACACCAGCCGGATGAATATCTGGAAACCCGGTTTATTCAGCCAACACGAGCACTGATTACTCAGGTGGTACATCATTTCTGTGGAGAGTAA
- the argC gene encoding N-acetyl-gamma-glutamyl-phosphate reductase, with product MLKTLIAGASGYAGAELVSYVNRHPQLALTALTVSAQSHDAGRLISDLHPQLKGIIDLPLQPMSAASEFSHDVDVVFLATAHEVSHDLVPSFLAAGCVVFDLSGAFRVNDRAFYEKYYGMTHQHPALLKQAVYGLAEWQAESLSEARLIAVPGCYPTAAQLALRPLIAAQLLDLSHWPVINAISGVSGAGRKATLSNSFCEVSLQPYGVFTHRHAPEISAHLGAEVIFTPHLGNFKRGILETITCRLQPGISEKQVADAFRQAYTDKPLIRLYGNGLPALQNVVGLPFCDIGFAIQGQHLIVVATEDNLLKGAAAQAVQCANIRFGFAETQSLIER from the coding sequence ATGTTAAAAACACTGATTGCTGGTGCCAGTGGTTATGCCGGTGCAGAACTGGTGAGCTATGTTAATCGTCATCCCCAACTGGCCTTAACCGCGTTGACTGTCTCGGCACAAAGTCATGATGCAGGAAGATTAATTTCTGATTTGCATCCACAACTGAAAGGCATTATCGATTTACCCCTGCAGCCGATGTCTGCTGCCAGTGAATTTAGCCACGATGTCGATGTGGTATTTCTCGCGACAGCCCATGAAGTCAGCCATGATCTCGTGCCATCATTTCTGGCGGCAGGTTGTGTGGTGTTTGATTTATCAGGTGCTTTCCGCGTTAATGATCGGGCATTTTATGAAAAATATTATGGCATGACGCATCAGCATCCGGCGCTACTCAAGCAGGCGGTTTACGGCCTTGCGGAATGGCAGGCTGAGTCGCTAAGCGAGGCGCGTTTAATTGCGGTCCCCGGATGTTACCCGACCGCGGCGCAACTGGCGTTGCGACCATTGATCGCCGCACAATTGCTGGATCTTAGCCACTGGCCGGTGATCAACGCGATCAGTGGCGTCAGCGGTGCAGGCCGCAAAGCAACGCTCAGCAATAGCTTTTGCGAAGTCAGCCTTCAGCCTTATGGCGTATTCACTCATCGTCACGCGCCAGAAATTAGCGCCCATCTTGGCGCAGAGGTTATTTTCACACCCCATCTGGGTAACTTTAAGCGGGGGATTCTGGAAACCATTACCTGTCGCCTGCAGCCCGGGATAAGTGAAAAACAGGTTGCTGATGCTTTCCGTCAGGCGTATACCGATAAACCGCTGATTCGTTTATATGGGAACGGATTACCCGCTTTGCAAAATGTTGTCGGTCTGCCATTTTGCGATATTGGCTTTGCCATTCAGGGACAACATCTTATCGTGGTCGCCACGGAAGATAATCTGCTGAAGGGCGCGGCGGCACAGGCGGTACAGTGTGCAAATATTCGTTTCGGCTTTGCGGAAACGCAGTCTCTTATTGAGAGGTAA
- the argB gene encoding acetylglutamate kinase, which produces MMNPLIIKLGGVLLDSEEALARLFSALVAYRATCHRPLVIVHGGGCLVDELMRRLNLSVNKKNGLRITPADQIEIITGALAGTANKVLLSWAKKYAIAAVGLFLADGNSIKVTQLDEELGHVGLAHPGSPALLNTLLAEDYLPVISPIGVTDDGRLMNVNADQAATALAVTLGADLILLSDVSGILDGKGQRIAQISADKAEQLIAQGIITDGMIVKVNAALEAARTLNRPVDIASWRHADQLPALFNGTPVGTRILA; this is translated from the coding sequence ATAATGAATCCATTAATTATAAAATTGGGTGGTGTATTACTCGATAGCGAAGAGGCTCTGGCACGTTTGTTTAGCGCTCTGGTGGCATACCGGGCAACCTGTCATCGCCCGCTGGTTATCGTGCATGGCGGTGGTTGCCTCGTGGATGAGCTAATGAGACGGCTCAATCTGTCGGTCAACAAAAAAAACGGTTTGCGAATAACACCGGCGGATCAAATCGAAATCATTACCGGCGCACTGGCAGGCACCGCAAATAAAGTTTTATTATCATGGGCGAAAAAGTATGCTATCGCCGCCGTTGGCCTGTTTCTTGCTGATGGCAACAGTATTAAAGTGACTCAGCTTGATGAAGAGCTGGGTCATGTGGGTTTAGCCCATCCGGGCTCTCCTGCTTTGCTCAATACCCTGCTGGCAGAAGATTATCTGCCAGTCATTAGCCCCATTGGCGTCACGGATGATGGTCGTCTGATGAATGTCAATGCTGACCAGGCGGCGACGGCACTGGCGGTGACACTGGGCGCAGACCTGATCCTGCTCTCTGATGTCAGTGGTATTCTTGACGGTAAAGGTCAGCGTATTGCACAAATAAGCGCAGACAAAGCAGAGCAACTCATTGCGCAAGGTATTATCACTGACGGGATGATCGTCAAAGTCAATGCGGCGCTGGAAGCAGCACGAACACTCAATCGCCCGGTGGATATTGCCTCCTGGCGCCATGCTGATCAGCTACCCGCATTGTTTAACGGCACACCTGTCGGGACACGCATTCTGGCGTAA
- the argH gene encoding argininosuccinate lyase yields MALWGGRFTQAADQRFKQFNDSLRFDYRLAEQDIIGSIAWSKALVTVGVLSATEQQQLTEALTTLLEEVRTQPQQLLESDAEDIHSWVESKLIDKVGELGKKLHTGRSRNDQVATDLKLWCKEMIAQLLTAIGQLQNRLLETAHHHQDAVMPGYTHLQRAQPITFAHWCLAYVEMLMRDQSRLQDALKRLDVSPLGCGALAGTAYPIDREQLAGWLGFASATRNSLDSVSDRDHVVELLSAAAISMVHLSRFAEDLIFFNSGEAGFIELSDRVTSGSSLMPQKKNPDALELIRGKCGRVQGALTAIVVTLKGLPLAYNKDMQEDKEGLFDALDTWLDCLHMAALVLDGIQIKRPRCVQAAQQGYANATELADYLVARGVPFREAHHIVGEVVVAAIAQGKPLEALALADLQKFSHVIADDVYSILSLQSCLEKRAAKGGVAPQQVAQAITDARKRLI; encoded by the coding sequence ATGGCACTTTGGGGCGGACGATTTACTCAGGCAGCCGATCAGCGATTTAAACAATTCAATGACTCTTTACGCTTCGACTATCGCCTGGCAGAACAGGACATTATCGGATCTATCGCCTGGTCTAAAGCACTCGTGACGGTGGGCGTGTTGAGCGCTACGGAACAACAACAGCTGACGGAAGCGCTAACCACCTTGCTGGAAGAGGTTCGCACCCAGCCACAGCAATTGCTGGAGAGCGACGCGGAAGATATTCACAGTTGGGTGGAAAGTAAACTGATCGATAAAGTCGGCGAACTGGGCAAGAAACTCCATACCGGCCGCAGTCGTAACGATCAGGTCGCCACCGATTTAAAACTGTGGTGCAAGGAGATGATCGCACAGCTCCTGACGGCGATCGGTCAGTTGCAAAACAGGCTGCTGGAGACAGCACATCACCATCAGGATGCTGTCATGCCGGGGTATACACATCTGCAACGCGCGCAACCGATCACCTTTGCTCACTGGTGTCTGGCTTATGTTGAAATGCTGATGCGTGACCAAAGTCGTCTGCAGGATGCACTCAAACGCCTCGATGTCAGTCCGCTGGGATGTGGGGCATTAGCGGGCACCGCTTATCCCATTGATCGTGAACAACTGGCGGGCTGGCTGGGTTTCGCTTCGGCAACCCGCAATAGCCTCGACAGCGTTTCTGATCGCGATCATGTGGTAGAACTGCTCTCTGCCGCCGCCATCAGCATGGTGCACTTATCACGCTTTGCTGAAGATCTGATTTTCTTTAATAGCGGCGAGGCTGGCTTTATTGAACTCTCTGACCGGGTGACTTCCGGCTCTTCCCTGATGCCACAAAAGAAAAACCCGGACGCCCTCGAACTTATTCGGGGTAAATGTGGTCGTGTGCAAGGTGCCCTCACGGCGATAGTGGTCACATTAAAAGGACTGCCACTGGCGTATAATAAAGATATGCAGGAAGATAAAGAGGGATTATTTGACGCCCTCGACACATGGCTGGATTGCCTGCATATGGCAGCACTGGTACTGGATGGTATCCAGATCAAACGTCCGCGTTGTGTACAAGCCGCGCAACAAGGCTATGCCAATGCGACTGAACTGGCCGATTATCTGGTCGCCAGAGGTGTACCTTTCCGCGAAGCACACCATATTGTCGGTGAGGTAGTGGTGGCTGCTATCGCACAGGGGAAACCGCTGGAAGCCCTGGCGCTGGCTGATCTGCAAAAATTCAGCCACGTCATTGCGGATGATGTTTATTCGATCCTGTCGCTACAATCCTGCCTTGAGAAACGCGCCGCGAAAGGCGGTGTTGCTCCCCAACAGGTGGCACAGGCCATCACTGACGCCAGAAAGCGCCTGATATGA
- the oxyR gene encoding DNA-binding transcriptional regulator OxyR, with the protein MNIRDLEYLVALAEHRHFRRAADACHVSQPTLSGQIRKLEDELKVMLLERTSRKVLFTQAGLLLVNQARTILREVKILKEMASQQGENMSGPLHIGLIPTVSPYLLPHIIPMLHRTFPKLEMYLHEAQTHQLLAQLDSGKLDCAILAQVKECEDFIEVPLYDEAMILAVYDNHPWARRDHIQMSDLNGEKLLMLADGHCLRDQTLGYCFQAGADEDTHFRATSLETLRNMVSAGSGITLLPALAVPAERERDGVVYIPCINPEPKRTICLVYRPGSPLRNRYEHLAESIRNTMNDYFNSNLKQANGAGQ; encoded by the coding sequence ATGAATATTCGCGATCTTGAATATCTGGTTGCACTCGCTGAGCATCGCCATTTTCGCCGTGCGGCGGATGCCTGTCACGTTAGCCAGCCCACCCTCAGTGGACAAATTCGTAAACTGGAAGATGAACTTAAGGTCATGCTGCTGGAACGTACCAGCCGTAAAGTTTTATTTACCCAGGCTGGGTTATTACTGGTAAATCAAGCACGTACTATCTTACGTGAAGTCAAAATACTCAAAGAAATGGCCAGCCAGCAAGGGGAAAACATGTCAGGCCCGCTGCATATTGGCCTGATCCCAACAGTGAGCCCCTATCTGTTACCCCATATTATCCCAATGCTGCACCGCACCTTTCCCAAACTGGAGATGTATCTCCACGAAGCGCAAACCCATCAGCTATTAGCTCAACTGGATAGTGGCAAACTGGATTGTGCGATCCTCGCCCAGGTCAAAGAGTGTGAGGATTTTATCGAAGTGCCATTATATGATGAAGCCATGATACTGGCTGTCTATGACAACCACCCATGGGCCCGGCGCGATCACATCCAGATGTCAGATTTAAATGGCGAAAAACTGTTAATGCTGGCAGATGGTCACTGTCTGCGTGATCAAACCCTGGGTTACTGTTTTCAGGCTGGCGCAGATGAAGACACCCATTTTCGGGCTACCAGTCTTGAAACATTGCGCAATATGGTATCGGCAGGCAGTGGCATCACACTATTACCGGCATTAGCGGTTCCGGCAGAAAGAGAACGCGACGGTGTGGTCTATATTCCGTGCATTAACCCGGAACCGAAACGGACGATCTGCTTAGTTTACCGCCCAGGTTCACCACTACGAAACCGCTATGAACATCTGGCAGAATCTATTCGTAACACGATGAATGATTATTTCAACAGTAACCTGAAACAGGCAAATGGTGCGGGTCAGTAA
- the fabR gene encoding HTH-type transcriptional repressor FabR, translating to MAGVRAQQKEKTRLSLVEAAFSQLSAERSFASLSLREVAREAGIAPTSFYRHFRDVDELGLTMVDESGLMLRQLMRKARQRIAKGGSVIRTSVSTFMEFIDHNPNAFRLLLRERSGTSAAFRAAVAREIQHFIAELADYLEIENHMPRTFIEAQAEAMVTIVFSAGAEALDIGAEQRRQLEERLVLQLRMISKGAYYWYRREQEKILNHSE from the coding sequence GTGGCAGGCGTAAGAGCGCAACAGAAAGAGAAAACCCGTCTTTCACTGGTGGAAGCGGCATTCAGCCAGCTGAGCGCTGAACGTAGTTTCGCCAGTCTGAGCTTGCGTGAAGTGGCACGCGAAGCCGGGATTGCTCCGACCTCTTTTTATCGCCATTTTCGTGACGTTGATGAACTGGGTCTGACGATGGTCGATGAAAGTGGCCTGATGTTGCGTCAGTTGATGCGCAAGGCACGTCAGCGCATTGCCAAAGGCGGCAGCGTAATACGTACCTCGGTATCCACGTTTATGGAATTCATTGACCATAACCCCAATGCTTTTCGTTTATTATTACGGGAACGTTCTGGCACTTCTGCCGCATTTCGTGCTGCTGTCGCCCGTGAAATACAGCATTTCATCGCAGAGCTGGCTGACTATCTGGAAATAGAAAATCATATGCCGCGTACCTTTATCGAAGCACAGGCTGAAGCGATGGTGACCATCGTTTTTAGCGCCGGTGCTGAAGCACTGGATATCGGCGCTGAACAACGTCGACAACTGGAAGAGCGATTAGTATTGCAGCTGCGGATGATCTCAAAGGGTGCCTATTACTGGTATCGGCGCGAACAAGAAAAAATATTAAATCATTCAGAATAA
- a CDS encoding YijD family membrane protein has protein sequence MKNLDQDKYTLLLALSAGLSVNGTFSALFSSFIQFSIFPILSLLLTIYCLHQRYQNQSMPAGLPGLAAACFIFGVLLYSAVVRVEYPEIGSNFLPVLLSGIILLWIGPRLRHYRNAQQAE, from the coding sequence ATGAAAAATTTAGATCAGGATAAATATACGCTGCTACTGGCATTGAGTGCAGGTTTATCAGTTAATGGTACTTTTTCTGCTCTATTCAGTTCATTTATTCAGTTTTCTATTTTTCCTATATTATCTTTACTGTTGACAATTTATTGCCTGCATCAGCGTTATCAGAACCAGAGTATGCCCGCGGGGTTACCGGGACTGGCGGCGGCCTGTTTTATCTTCGGAGTGCTACTTTATAGCGCCGTAGTACGGGTGGAATATCCTGAAATCGGTTCTAATTTCCTGCCAGTTTTACTGTCTGGCATCATCCTGTTATGGATTGGCCCTCGCTTGCGTCATTACCGGAACGCTCAACAGGCGGAATAA